Genomic segment of Coffea arabica cultivar ET-39 chromosome 1e, Coffea Arabica ET-39 HiFi, whole genome shotgun sequence:
CTTAGATGCATAAAACtttagagtaaattttatatacactaacaATGTATACACTTCTACGGTTGGATGCATAACACATGGGCAATATTtggaattcaaatttaaattcagatGAGTTGTCATGCATTCAATGGTGATGGtgtatacactgatagtgtataaaagattaaattaaaactTTAACCCCAATAGTGAAATCTTAAATCAGTAACATTTTATATGTCTACTTTCATACTATCAAACAATCTCTTTAGAGAATAATAAAAACATAATCTACCACTACTGAGATTACTTAAAAATTTCACTCCAAAAGCATATTAATTTCCCTAGCCAATTCTTTCCTCAATAATTTGATCCAGTACTAACATGTACCTAGGCATAAAGTGTCTATTCAACTATTTTAATTAGGTCTTTAAGATCACAAATTGATGTGGtactttttcttcaattggcTTAGCTAATATAGAGTATCCTAACACTGAGGAAAGTTACAAGGACTTAGGCACAATTTGATAACGCAATTGCACATAAAGTTAATGtattcagattttaatatattcagacgtgtttgataacaaaaaattgaacatctaaattaattaaatgctACTGAATTTTTTAGGCAAATCTTACTCtcaaaaattaaggataaactattcacttatcattaaatgtgatatacactcaaatgtatttaatttaatacataATACTAGGATAATGATAGCATATTTACATGATGAAAAATATTAACATGATATGATATCAACGTCAAAAGTATCAATCTGATCCTTCCTATACATAAACTCCTTACGACCCCATATCCCCCCACTACCCATACCCTAACCTAATTCCCTAATCATTAATAATCTCCTAAAACGTCACCACTCCCCTAACTCTTCTAGAAACAAACTCGATATCAGCCTTACAAGCGATTTCCACGAGGCGTTGTTTAGAGGGCTTTGCTTGGCCTTCGGCCTTGTATTTCGAAGGAACTTTGACCTTTATATCCCAATCACGATTGGACCGCTTCAACTTGATAACTGCATCCAGATCCGCCTTTGATCTTATTACCACGATGGAAAAACTCAGCAGACGTTCACGTTTCTTTTCAACATCTTTCATGCAGGTGAGATAGGCCTGAAGAGCCTTTGATGCACCCCCTCTTCGTAACTCTATAGGCTCGCAGGACCTTTGACGACTTTGGGGGAGAACGCATTTTTGAAATTTGGGAATAAGAGAGTACGAAATTAATTTGGATAATTTCTGGAATTTGGGTTATAAAGAAGGGCTCCCATCGGCGAAGACAATAGTGAGAGCTGGGAAGAGAGTATATTGAGGTGGTGGGTTGACTTGAAGTTGAGGAAAAAGAGGAGTCGATCTTAGGTTGGGCCATTGGTGCCTGAGGCGATGAGGCCCAAGACCACGTGGATGGATAGCGGTGAGAACACGAAGTGTAGTGCTTGTAATTAAAGAtagttaataattattatttggtattttgtaATATAGAATTGAAGTACGACAATTTTATTATGTGACATtaaacagaaaattcataagTTACATACTgagttaaaaaaatataatatgtaATGAAACAGAATTATAAGATACGATCAACTACTTTGTATCTAatctaataaaataaaagaccTACTTATATCTGTTCATGCACTTTATAGATGTTAAAATCTGTtgtttaatttgaatttgatcttGATATAAGGGCAATCCACCACATTATCTTGTTATATAAGTGAGATTTGAATAATTAGCTTACTTGAAGAAAATCATTGTCAGTGTAATTTCGGTTCTTTCCAGCCAAATTCTTGAATTTATATTTGATTCCAAGGACATATCATCACGAGACCTTCACATTGACTAATCAATCAATTATGATTTTATTGTATGATTTAGGACATATAGCAAAACATCTTCTTCTCGATAGGGATTACAATCACTAAACATCagtttttgacctagttgcaaaGATATACAGCAACTAACCTGCTAATATAGATGAATAATCACGTCAAataaagtactaaaatatcttaTATCActtaattcaagaaaataattaaaagtaatGAAGTACATATTTTAGATTTGCAGCCAAATAGTTTTAAGTAGATAGCTAAATCTATTGCCAaatcaaatgaagtgaaaaaaattgcctaaatggaatcatcaataaaatggcaaacaatttgaaaattattataactaatagttaaaacaacaaaagtagaTGCAATCTGCATATggaaaaatttatgatgataaacttattttaaaccacagataataataaaaaaatatgatcTCCTCCCTATCATACCTATCTAACATGGACAATTGAATTAAAACACTAAAAAATCATCGCACATACAACTTGCAAGATTACAAATTTCTTACAATCAAAAAGTAGATTGGTTAAAGAAAATATACCTATTGAGATttcttacaacaaaaaagtagATTGGCTAAAAAAAATATACCTATTGAGAAAGGTATTGCAAAATGGGGAAGAGGAGTAGATAATGTAACAATATCCGAATTCAATAGTTTACATGATTGTGGTGGAAAAAAGCtgtaagtaaatgaaatgaactTTAATGGATGGGGGTAACGGCCAAGAAACCAAACTTCTCTACTAATTGGTATTAATTGTGTCTTAGTATCTATATATCATAAGTTTGCAAATAATTGATGAGAAAGGCTTTAGGAAATTAAGAGACTTCGATACTAATACAATTAAATGATTAGAAGGGCTTTTATGTAATTCCATTCAAACACAAGTTGAATTTAGTTGTACCCAATGTTCAATGGATATTGAACATTGTCACGTGTCAAACTTGTCCCTAGTTTTAAATGTCTAAAAAGACATCTAATTAATTATAACAAAACTAAATTAGCTATAATGACTTGTATTCAATATTCCAATTACATTTCAAATACTCCCACATTTCCAAAATAGCTCCACccttgcggttgaaattcaaagaacatttttaccctaaactcattcttatatagtataaggaattcaataacttaatggattcagacttCAAAGTAcatatttcagttttatcaaatgaaCCCTTAATTTAGTTGaaatggtgtagataactttaTGTGCTGATTGAATGATATTGTATATTTTCTGTTTCAATAATTAATCTTCTATAAACATTGGAGCATTGCAGGCATTTCCTCATTCTTAAAGGATTGtacaaataaatatttttatttattcccatataattttttttaaaaaaattacctcATAAAACTCGACCTTTAGCATAATTTGTTATAGTGGGCGCCAAAACGCCAACGGTTTTTCAAACGGATGGAGGCACCTATACTACTTAACCTCGAAAAAATCCCATTTTTGCCTAAACAAGTCCCAGCCCACGATGTAATACACTGGAATTCAGTGATAAAACATCAAGCAAAGCTGAAAAATGACAGAGCAATACTTACTACATACGCCCATATGGAAGCTTTGGGCATCTTGCCTAATAATACAACATTGCCTCTGGTTTTCAAGGCTTGTGCAAATTTGCAAACCCTTGAGAGAGGCAAGAAGATACACGAGGATATGATGGGTTCCCCTTTGATCAATGATATCCGGGTTGGGACTAGTCTTGTTGACTTTTATAGCAAATGTGGCTGTCTTGAAGATGCTTATTGCGTATTCGATGAAATGCCGAAAAGGGATGTCGTAGCCTGGAATGCGATGATTTTGGGGTGTGTGCAGTGCATGGAATATGAGGGAGCGTTGTTTCTTTTCATGGAGATGCAAGAGGAGAATTTGAGGCCTAATTCTAGGACGGTTGTTTCATTGCTTAAGGCATGTGGTGAGCTTTCAGAGCTGGGCCTTGGGAAAGGAATCCACGGGTATTGTTTGAGGAATGGACTTATGGAAATGAGCAGTCATGTGGATAGTGCTTTAATTAGTTTCTATTCAAGATTTGACATGACAACTGCTAATCATGTTTTCAGATTGTTGGGTTCAAGGAGCACTGTTAGTTGGAATTCGATGCTTTGTGGGTATTTTGATGCTGGTCATTACTTGAAAACTGTAGATCATTTTCTCTGGATGCTCAAGGGGGGAAAAGAATATGATCATGTTACTGTTCTAGTTATTATTCAGGCCTGTGCGGAACTGGGACTTATTGAGCTGGGAATGCAAGTCCATCAACTTGTAATTAAACATGCCTTCAGTGAAGATCTGCACACATTAAATGCATTGATGAATTTCTACAGCAGCATGGGGTACTTGAAATGTTCATTTGATCTATTTATCTCTGTTCCTAACAAAGATGTTGTTCTGTGGAATTCAATGATTTCAGCTTGCATTGATAATGGCTTGAATGATGAAGCAATTAAAATGTTCACTGAGATGCAAATAGAAGGCATTAGACCAAATGACAGTTCTATTATTAGCATGTTAAACTTATTTGCAGGTTTGGAAAAAGGATTGACAAATGGAAAAAGGTTGCATGCTTATGCAATTAAGTTTGGAATGGAGGCCTTTACACTCTGTCAAATTGCTTTGTTGAATATGTATGGAGTTTTAAATTGCGTTGAAGATGCCTTGAACATTTTGTCTGAGACAAATGATTCAGATGTAGTTTCTTGGAACACTTTAATTGCTGCATTGGCTCATAATGGATTAAGAAGCCAAGTATTCTTACTCTTTAGGCAGATGCAGGAAACAGATGTCAAACCAAATGGTCACACAGTAATTTCCATTCTTGCTGCTTGTGATGATGATACCTTTCTGAACACTGGAAGATCTTTCCATGGTTATGTAGTAAAAAATGGTCTGGAAGTAGATGCAGCACTGAATGCTGCACTGactgaaatgtacatgaattgTGGTGATGAGGCAAACGCTAAGTATCTGTTTGAGGGCTTCAGAAAAAAAGATTTGATCTCTTGGAATGCCATGATTTCCAATTATGTAAACAACAACCGACCTCAAAAAGCTTTGTTGCTTTTCCATCGCATGATTTCGGAAGTTGAACCCAATTTCTCAACAGTGGTAAGCGCTCTTTCTGCATGTGCATATCTAGCAGAACTTTCTCAAGGCCTTTGTTTACATGCCTACATAACACGAAGGGAATCATTAATGGGTTTTCATTTGCCTGTGGCAAATGCTTTAATAACTATGTATGCAAGATGCGGCTGCATGAGATATGCTGACTATGTATTTAGTTCCTTACGAAAAAGAAATTCAGTTTCTTGGAATGCAATAATAGCTGGCTATGGCATGCATGGCCGAGGACATGATGCTGTTCTTGCCTTCTCACAAATGTTAGAAGAAGGGTTCCTGCCCACAGATGTTACATTTGTTTCTGCTTTATCAGCTTGCAGCCATTCTGGTTTGATAGAAAAAGGATTGCAGCTTTACCACTCAATGGTTCAGGACTTTTACATAACCCCAAAACTTGTCCACTATGCTTGCGCCGTGGATCTATTGTCACGAGGTGGGCATTTAGATGAAGCCATGCAATTAATTAAGTCTATGCCAATTGCTCCTGATGCATCAGTGTGGCGAGCTCTGCTTGGTGCTTGTCGAATTTATTCTGAAACCAGATATGCCAAAATCATTTTTGAAAAGCTTGTTGAATTGGAACCAACAAATGCAGGTAATTATATTTTGCTTTCAAATGTCTATGCTGCTGCAGGCCATTGGTCAGAGGTCAGAAAATTGCGAATACTACTTGAGAAAAAGGGTTTGGTAAAACCTCCTGGAAAAAGTTGGATTGTGGTTAAAAATAAACTTCACCAGTTTACTGCTGGAGACAAGTCACATCCTGAAAGTGACAAAATCTATCAAAAGTTGTCTTATT
This window contains:
- the LOC113699372 gene encoding putative pentatricopeptide repeat-containing protein At3g13770, mitochondrial; its protein translation is MEAPILLNLEKIPFLPKQVPAHDVIHWNSVIKHQAKLKNDRAILTTYAHMEALGILPNNTTLPLVFKACANLQTLERGKKIHEDMMGSPLINDIRVGTSLVDFYSKCGCLEDAYCVFDEMPKRDVVAWNAMILGCVQCMEYEGALFLFMEMQEENLRPNSRTVVSLLKACGELSELGLGKGIHGYCLRNGLMEMSSHVDSALISFYSRFDMTTANHVFRLLGSRSTVSWNSMLCGYFDAGHYLKTVDHFLWMLKGGKEYDHVTVLVIIQACAELGLIELGMQVHQLVIKHAFSEDLHTLNALMNFYSSMGYLKCSFDLFISVPNKDVVLWNSMISACIDNGLNDEAIKMFTEMQIEGIRPNDSSIISMLNLFAGLEKGLTNGKRLHAYAIKFGMEAFTLCQIALLNMYGVLNCVEDALNILSETNDSDVVSWNTLIAALAHNGLRSQVFLLFRQMQETDVKPNGHTVISILAACDDDTFLNTGRSFHGYVVKNGLEVDAALNAALTEMYMNCGDEANAKYLFEGFRKKDLISWNAMISNYVNNNRPQKALLLFHRMISEVEPNFSTVVSALSACAYLAELSQGLCLHAYITRRESLMGFHLPVANALITMYARCGCMRYADYVFSSLRKRNSVSWNAIIAGYGMHGRGHDAVLAFSQMLEEGFLPTDVTFVSALSACSHSGLIEKGLQLYHSMVQDFYITPKLVHYACAVDLLSRGGHLDEAMQLIKSMPIAPDASVWRALLGACRIYSETRYAKIIFEKLVELEPTNAGNYILLSNVYAAAGHWSEVRKLRILLEKKGLVKPPGKSWIVVKNKLHQFTAGDKSHPESDKIYQKLSYLVSSIKRMGYVPDVCWVLHDEEPEEKLRKLLSHSEKLAIAFGLMNAGARSPVLITKNLRVCGDCHEFSKHVSRLVGKEIILRDGSRFHHFSNGICSCKDYW